tcgaatattttttttcttttttgaaccTTGCATCTTTCTAATCGAATTGATTTTAcacaataaataaagtataaaaaacatatcaaataaATACTCTCTAGGGTTAAAATACCTTTAATTGGTATCTTAAGTTTAACTTAAATGGTTTTTTAGAGTGAAAActtcacaaaataaaacacGTCCGAAAAATTCTTTCCATAAACGGTTAGTGCtaactaatataatttttgtaattaccCACCTTGTAAAGGATTAAACAATGTTATCCAAAAAATTctaatactttttgataaaatttaaaatattcaatgtttctacaactattttaaacttttatcgaaaaaaaaatatataaattttaagccataaaaaaaactaaacaaactttttttttactgtttaaagATTTTCTTAAGGAAGCAATAAAATATCATTGGGTGTGTTGAAGTAAcgcaatttttggtataaagattttttttaaaaatgaactattcatttatattctttaagaggaaagattaaattatgaacatatgcaaaaataaatataaatattataatatttcggctgcaaaaaaataataaactgttaaTATGCTCAACGAGCGCAACCTTCCCCTATCACTGGTCTTCGCTACCCGAGCATCCTGTGTCACTGCCGAAAATTTGCAGTTGAGTTTATTGCTGTCTTACTAACTTGCTTTAAAGTTATTCTCTCACAGATATGATTTTTCAAACTCTTGCCTAactctattaatttttattgtgtataaatatatataaatcttttaaagactGTTCATTCAAAAAGaactaaaataatacaaatagtGAAGAAAAAgttgtggttttttttttaataaatatattgaaatcttCCCTatagtataaaaagtttttttcaaattttattaaattgtaaagtaaaacaaataattataatcttcaaagatattttataaaacaacttaaacttGGTAACAAGCTAGATACGATCAGCggctaatttttttcagaatatccGCCtcaagtttgtttgttttttttgcgcGCGCGTGTCTTTTTATCCAGTTATTATGTAAGTCATAATtaataacaagtttattttttattactttaaatattatttaaagatattttttaaaggtattacCCGTACAACCGACGTTTTGGAAAAGTCTCTTAGATCTTTACTTGATGTATATAATACATAGCCGAGCAGCTGCATTACGTCCCCGCATTTATTTTGAATCTCTAGAACACTATCGAAACTTAAGTTTTCCCTCCAGGAGTTTAACGAGTAAGACgcatttttcattaaaactgaaaaactagAAGAACCAGTTTCAGATTTTCCATGCGTATTTACGTTAACCCATTCAACCGTGTCGTCTATGTTACGATAGAAGAAAGTTTTTGTAGCTTGGAATAAATCTTTAACAGTGGTTTTTGGATATTTTACTAAATCTTCATACCTTAAAATTACCAGTTTATTTAACCTGTTGCTATTAAGCATTGAGAAATAGTTATTTCGGAAAATATGGCACACTTTTTCAATCGCTTCATATTCAGTTGAAGCAAAATACCCTTTATTGTCaacccatttattttttttcattgaccATACTATTGCTCTTGGATCACGAATTAATGATATATAGcttgaaaattgtatttttgaaatatcGCTAGGTAAACGATGGAGCAATTCTTTGATAACATAAATCGACTTGGTGTTACAACTTTTGCGAAGAAGCTTAACGTTAATATTAACGCAGTACTTCGTATACTCCTCTGCTGTCGAATTTGGAAGCACGCGTTTTGCACAAAAAGGTTGCATTGATAAAACACGACTCATTAATCGAAAATGTGGATTACTTAATTCTGGAtatgataaaaagttaaagtaatctTGATAACCTTcaaaattgcaaacaaaaaaatttgaaagcaGTGTAACAGCttgtttttcataattataagaAGAAATTAATTGAGAGAGCGCATTCAAAGGTTGCAATGgctcataaaaataaaaaacatctttttgcCGATTAAAAATCTCTCCAAGAAATGATGATCCTGACCTTGGCAATgatgtaattaaaattgttcttttttcatattcttgcttttgttttttttcttctggtttaaacaaaataaagtttttcttttccTCTTTTGTCTTTTCCTTTTCAGTGACGCGACAATTACAATATTTCGATAACGTAGAAAGTTCGGAACAGCGTCCGTAAGTAAATTCACATATTAAAAATGCCATACCACCTATATGCGCAACTAATccagataaaattattaaaatcagtATAAAGCAGATGATTAGAAGAAAGACTGTATTTTTTCGCAGAAATTTGTTATCATTTGGAACATACATAATTTGTTAACGCTTCAAATCacattttaactatatatatttttagcatattttctaaataaaaatgtgtgtatatatatatacatatatatatatatatatatatatatatatatatatatatatatatatatatatatatatatatatatatatatatatatatatatatatatatatatacacacacacacacatatatatatatatatatatatatatatatatatatatatatatatatatatatatatatatatatatatatatatattacaaaaaaacattgttttgataaaaaaatgttttatttttgtatatttgacatttttatttaataaccaTCAAAAGAAACCGTTAAAAAGActaactttaaactttatatttgacATTTTCATTTGACAACCAACAaaagaaactattaaaaaaaccaacttcaaactttatttttgacatttttatttgacaacCAACTGAAACTGTTAGTAAGACCAACTTCGAACTTAAGATACTATATTTGAGATATTgaaagaattaagaaaaatttctcAGAAAAGTGGGTACGAATTTACTTTAGAATTGcatatttgaataatattttagtaGTTAGTGAACCGATTCGCTTGAATGAGGCCTAACTGCGCCTAGCAAGTAAAAAAATGCGAACGACTGTTATCACCGTTTGCTGAAAGctatctaaaaacattttatttttgtttacaaataaacgATAAAGCTATCACTGAAATCATTATTTGGTagactttgtttaaatttggaaaaattacGATAACATCTTTActgattgaaaatatttttaaaccactaGTTTGAAGAAACAAGTAGAAAGATTTAAGCTATGGCATAGAAAGTAAAACAAATAGAAAGTAGAACAAAAAAGTAGAGATTTTGGTTTTTCTGTTAACTTTCAACAGCATAAACACAGCAAAAGAAAAAACCTATTTTCTTTTTATCGCAAGCATATGGAAAATTAAAGTTCgtgatttttattgtttgatataatgaaaatgaaaaagaggGTTTATTGAaaatactgcaaaaaaaaacaggttatacaatattaaaaagtcaGAAAAGAAATTTAGTGTCTATTTTCTACATTCTATTGTCTAcattttttctacattttttttctacatttttctACAGTTCTCGAACATCACTTTCATTGTAtctattacaaatatataacaaagattttattgcatacaaataaaatttactttttttatttaacggGATTAAGTACTCAACTTTGCTACATTTACCATAGTTCAGGTTATAAGCGATTTTTATTAGGAAAAACTTATTCTTCAACCGAAATATCAATCAATTTATATCATATAGATTCTTCATTAAACCTGATATTCAACGTGTCGCAAATGCTACACCGGCATTTTTTGGCGTTTTTAGCACTATGTAATTAGAACTTGCACTACCAATGCAAAATTAAACCGATCCTCTCTCTTCGTTCTTAGGCAGTGGATTCAAGAAATTTGAAGCGTCCAATGACGTGGTTTTTCAGGGGCATACGACTCCATTTGCTCAAGGGTGCTTCATAAATGGCCACGTTGCAATATCAAGATTCCAATGATTAAATTGCTGTGACCATCTTTCGGAAACCTAGCTTAAATGGTTTACATTTTTCGATGTGAGAAAGTTAAAACTACAAGAATTTCCGTTTCAATAAACCTTTAGTTGCAAAAACTTTCAACTAAAGTAACCCTAACCTTAACCTACTCCAATCTTTTAATTCTCACagagatattaaaacacttttttgaaacagctaacaaataattgtataaagttaatgagtggtttataagtaataatCTCTCTCTTAATGTGGATAAAACCAAATTCTACACTACAGTCCGTAATTATTCGAACAgtcatactttttgatataagaTAAAGTTTTACTTACAATTGGGagataaactgaaaataaatctACCTGAATTAAatgttatcttcctatttattaagtttacgtagaaattaatataaagtccaattaaattagtttataatttacttgATCGGAAATCACCTTTAATAATAACCGCCGTACATATTCTTGTCATTTTACAtaacgacttttttttttttcgactttttttcacatgactttttaaaagtatCCAAGTGAACTACTTTTGCCATTATTCCCTCTATTATTTCAATCTGTGGCATTCCGACCGAAACAGTCTCACTTGAACTTGAATGAATGAACTTTTGCCTATTAATGACTAAAATGACGCTTAttccattaaaatattgaaaacttaataacagtttctttaatttgttacataattaatattGACGTTAAGGCCTTTCCTATTCCAGTTACTGAGTAGAAGACAACATGTCGTTTAAGAAGAGCTCTTCCATCACGGAGAAGAACAAGGAAACCTGGACAAAGAACTTAGTCCAGTTTCAAACCCCATTAAGAAGAGGCAACGTGGCAATTTATGAAGCACCCTTGAGCGAACGGAGTTGCATGCCTCAGAAAAACCACGTTATTGGACGCTTCAAATTTCTTGAATCCACTGCCAAAGAACGGAGAGAGAGGATCGGTTTAATTACTGTAGAGCTTAAAGACCTATGGAGCAAAACATTGAACTTCCCGCATTTATCTGATCAAGCCATTTGTGCAAAACTAGTAAAACTTCTGAAAGACTACGAGCGCtgcagaaaaaaacaaaactatggTTCATTGAATGAACTGTTTGACATGACCAAGATGAAAGGCGAATGCTTGTGCAAAGAAGATGAGAACCCCTACAAACagcaaattgaaaaaaaaggttagtTGTCACGTTGATTCGACTGGCAAACCTGCTAGTGCCAATACCATCCACCCATCCAACCGAAAGAGGGCAATGGAAGCGACTGTGTCCACACTTACCAGCTTAAGACTACCTGATTGTTCCGAAAGTAGCACAGACTCATCCGAGAACATTACAGACAGTCCTTGGGAAGATGAAAATGCAGCATCAATAAACAAAAGGAAGTATAACCCTACAGACATTGCAAGACGTCTTGTTACATGTTCAAAGCTGTCGTCCCAGCAGCAGTGGTATGCCGCCAGCTTTCTGGTGAAGATATTGAAATCCCAACCCCATGTCAATCAGCAATCCACAAGGCTATCTACACAAGAGCTGCTCAAGTGAAGAAACACTTGGTGAGTACGCTTCAGCTGGAGAAGTGGAGCATACACTTTGATGGCAAATACATTGAGGGCTTTGAATATTAGGCCGTGGTCCTCAAGAATGAATCTAATGAAATTAAGTTGACTGCGCTAAAATTGAAAGATGGGAAAGCTCAAACCATTGCATAAGGACTCTAGGATGTGTTAGAGGATTTCAACCTGTGGGGATCAGTTGTGATGATTTTTGCCAACACAATAAACGTGAATACCGGCAAGAAGACAGGCGTTGTTTTTCGGCTGCAGCAAATGTTCAAAGAGAAAGGTCACCCCAAGCCCAAATTTATCAGTTGCCAGCACCACGTGCTAGACCACGTTCTTCGCGTTGTGATGGACGATGAGCTCCATGGGTCGACTAAATCACCAAGCATCGAGTATTTCTTTGTGCAGAATTTGATAAGCAATTACAATAAATTGAAAGCAGCCTTAAGCAACGG
The nucleotide sequence above comes from Hydra vulgaris chromosome 09, alternate assembly HydraT2T_AEP. Encoded proteins:
- the LOC105845892 gene encoding carbohydrate sulfotransferase 1, with amino-acid sequence MYVPNDNKFLRKNTVFLLIICFILILIILSGLVAHIGGMAFLICEFTYGRCSELSTLSKYCNCRVTEKEKTKEEKKNFILFKPEEKKQKQEYEKRTILITSLPRSGSSFLGEIFNRQKDVFYFYEPLQPLNALSQLISSYNYEKQAVTLLSNFFVCNFEGYQDYFNFLSYPELSNPHFRLMSRVLSMQPFCAKRVLPNSTAEEYTKYCVNINVKLLRKSCNTKSIYVIKELLHRLPSDISKIQFSSYISLIRDPRAIVWSMKKNKWVDNKGYFASTEYEAIEKVCHIFRNNYFSMLNSNRLNKLVILRYEDLVKYPKTTVKDLFQATKTFFYRNIDDTVEWVNVNTHGKSETGSSSFSVLMKNASYSLNSWRENLSFDSVLEIQNKCGDVMQLLGYVLYTSSKDLRDFSKTSVVRVIPLKNIFK